The following proteins are co-located in the Halarcobacter sp. genome:
- a CDS encoding response regulator, with amino-acid sequence MDFKDFTVLYVEDEGVIRSNVEKCLNYVFNVLVAKDGQEGLELFSNNKVDLIITDVYMPEKDGITMLSDIKQLNPSVPCIVTSAYDPKLFDQSCAFESCDYISKPFDIKELLNNCLKSLEVM; translated from the coding sequence ATGGATTTTAAAGATTTTACAGTCCTTTATGTAGAAGATGAAGGGGTTATTAGATCAAATGTGGAAAAATGTTTAAACTATGTGTTTAATGTATTAGTCGCAAAAGATGGTCAAGAAGGTTTAGAACTTTTTAGTAATAATAAAGTTGATTTAATTATTACTGATGTATATATGCCAGAAAAAGATGGAATAACTATGTTATCAGATATTAAACAATTAAATCCAAGCGTGCCTTGTATAGTTACATCAGCATATGACCCTAAACTATTTGATCAATCTTGTGCATTTGAATCGTGCGATTATATTAGTAAACCTTTTGATATAAAAGAGTTATTAAATAATTGTCTTAAATCATTAGAGGTGATGTAA
- a CDS encoding gamma carbonic anhydrase family protein: MLMKFKEFYPKVDPTAWVAHSADVIGDVEIGENSSVWFQCVIRSDVNSVRIGKNSNIQDLSMIHTDVDSQTIIGDNVTIGHKVMLHGCKIENNCLIGMSATILDNAVIGEGSIVGANSLVTSGKVFPPKSLIMGSPAKVVKQLTQEDVNKLIKHAQHYVEYKNEYT; encoded by the coding sequence ATGTTAATGAAATTTAAAGAATTTTATCCAAAAGTAGATCCTACTGCTTGGGTTGCACACAGTGCTGATGTTATAGGGGATGTAGAGATAGGCGAAAACTCATCTGTTTGGTTTCAATGTGTAATTCGTTCAGATGTAAATAGTGTAAGAATTGGTAAGAATTCAAATATACAAGATTTATCAATGATACATACAGATGTTGATTCACAAACAATTATAGGAGATAACGTAACTATTGGGCATAAAGTTATGCTTCATGGCTGTAAAATAGAAAATAATTGTTTAATTGGCATGAGTGCAACAATCTTAGATAATGCGGTTATTGGTGAAGGTTCAATAGTTGGAGCTAATTCACTTGTTACTTCAGGTAAAGTATTTCCTCCAAAAAGTTTAATTATGGGAAGTCCTGCAAAAGTTGTTAAACAATTAACACAAGAAGATGTAAACAAACTTATAAAGCATGCACAACATTATGTTGAATACAAAAATGAGTATACTTAA
- a CDS encoding argininosuccinate synthase, producing MSKKEVKKVVLAYSGGLDTSTILKWLQDEYNAEVITFTADLGQGEEVEPARAKALACGIKPENIFILDIKEEFVKDYVFPMFRANAIYEGEYLLGTSIARPLIAKKQIEIANKMGADAVSHGATGKGNDQVRFELGYLGLKPDITVIAPWREWDLNSREKLLAYAKKHGIEIDKKHLDADGNPAISPYSMDANLLHISYEGLHLENPNNEPEDSMWLWTNSPEEAPDEAEYITIGYKNGDPISINGEELSPATLLKKLNDYGNKHGIGRVDIVENRYVGMKARGCYETPGGTIMLKAHRAIESICLDREEAHLKDELMPKYAKLIYQGYWFSPEREMLQAAIDKTQENVEGTVRLKLYKGNVTVVGRESSKSLYSEAHSTFEEDEVYNQKDAEGFIRLNALRFIIAGQKQK from the coding sequence ATGAGTAAAAAAGAAGTAAAAAAAGTTGTATTAGCTTATAGTGGTGGGCTTGATACTTCAACTATTTTAAAATGGCTTCAAGATGAATATAATGCAGAAGTTATTACATTCACTGCTGATTTAGGACAAGGTGAAGAGGTTGAGCCAGCACGTGCAAAAGCTTTAGCTTGTGGTATTAAACCAGAAAATATTTTTATACTAGATATTAAAGAAGAATTTGTTAAAGATTATGTTTTTCCAATGTTCCGTGCAAATGCAATATATGAAGGAGAATATCTTCTTGGTACATCTATTGCAAGACCTTTAATTGCAAAAAAACAAATTGAAATTGCAAATAAAATGGGTGCAGATGCTGTATCTCATGGTGCAACAGGTAAAGGTAATGACCAAGTAAGATTTGAACTTGGATATTTAGGACTAAAGCCTGATATTACAGTTATTGCCCCTTGGAGAGAGTGGGATTTAAATTCAAGAGAAAAACTACTTGCCTATGCAAAAAAACATGGTATTGAGATTGATAAAAAACACCTTGATGCAGATGGTAACCCAGCAATTAGTCCATACTCTATGGATGCAAATCTTTTACACATCTCTTATGAAGGATTACATTTAGAAAATCCAAATAATGAGCCAGAAGATTCAATGTGGTTATGGACAAACTCTCCTGAAGAAGCTCCAGATGAAGCTGAATATATTACAATTGGATATAAAAATGGAGATCCAATTTCAATAAATGGTGAAGAGTTGTCACCTGCAACTTTACTTAAAAAGTTAAATGACTATGGTAATAAACATGGTATAGGAAGAGTTGATATTGTTGAAAACAGATATGTTGGTATGAAAGCTAGAGGATGTTATGAAACTCCAGGTGGTACAATTATGCTAAAAGCTCATAGAGCAATTGAATCTATTTGTTTAGATAGAGAAGAAGCTCACTTGAAAGATGAATTAATGCCAAAATACGCAAAACTTATCTATCAAGGATACTGGTTTTCTCCTGAAAGAGAGATGCTTCAAGCAGCAATTGATAAAACTCAAGAAAATGTTGAAGGTACTGTTAGACTTAAACTTTATAAAGGTAATGTTACTGTAGTTGGTAGAGAATCATCAAAATCTCTTTACTCAGAAGCTCACTCAACATTTGAAGAAGATGAAGTTTATAATCAAAAAGATGCAGAAGGATTTATTAGATTAAATGCATTAAGATTTATTATTGCAGGACAAAAACAAAAATAG
- a CDS encoding M14 family zinc carboxypeptidase, whose amino-acid sequence MKQLYRSYEESTDIFKEYQKKFPNNFKIESIGETWEKREINLITISGDINTADEKPALFYTGTIHAREWIGHELAIEFTKYILENIQHDPTLQKYLKKSTIYMVPCVNPDGYEYSRTHFSFWRKNRRVNADGSYGVDLNRNFPIGYVKSTSTTSNVYGGPEPFSEPETKALRDFVETHENITIALDYHSQGNVFFPAHDFRHEDTVDTTDMNILCANMAEEIRKISGREYGIHQGKPPIKLISGSGREFYHSKGIISTVVEVGTRNISDYMNDMDENIREHIPALLLALKETRNYSKKNSLKRVNSFEITEIGSNHVNLKWDYQTHEDIFFEIYRAKRNKYFCKTSNLIARTQALEFTDINLETNKDYFYNIRVVNKKTFEKSPFYPQISLRTDPEYDEFSRTYYATAKETGYVAENLNDNAKHFGINSLFVGVDENKGVSYAIVTVSLQSLAENTIIKNASFNLYPINRVSTTIEKYGEWNVGIVNQDTMGNITNFDDVDNMEIVKYVGRPTQSHQLTQGIWRTWEFSGIECKALQDVFERYGKVVFRVEGPKELIIGRTRQMMQWDIGYGKFGYGLPFRPRLEITYTVKPNIIELYPKAVYTVSKDDVVEDEVSAGFDNEGKKIYSTFEFNLSSLPSFDYTMITKAYFELNSKNIYIKDDIRFHLEFVDENIDKDYNGITNREIIQTIGYDVSAAELKNNQTQYFPFDSYSEINLNEKLKDKSDIAFVLKPTSSQKLIKDKKVSWEIKNQNLSPKLIIEYIPKRRYPIEKVTNAKLTKENGKLKLTWDNPKTPDLKGVKVIKNAFRKPYSTHDGQKLYAGMDNYTFDDFGAKDIDKYYALFTYDEVPNYSEPVIIEYKAN is encoded by the coding sequence TTGAAGCAGCTATATCGCTCATATGAAGAATCAACAGATATTTTTAAAGAGTATCAAAAAAAATTCCCTAATAATTTCAAAATAGAATCGATTGGAGAAACATGGGAAAAAAGAGAGATAAATCTTATTACTATTTCAGGAGATATAAACACAGCAGATGAAAAACCTGCACTCTTTTATACTGGGACTATTCATGCTAGAGAATGGATAGGACATGAATTAGCAATAGAGTTTACAAAATATATTTTAGAAAATATTCAGCATGACCCAACATTACAAAAATATTTAAAAAAATCAACTATTTATATGGTTCCATGTGTAAATCCAGATGGGTATGAATATTCAAGAACACATTTTTCTTTTTGGAGAAAAAATAGAAGAGTTAATGCAGATGGTTCATATGGAGTAGATTTAAATAGAAACTTTCCAATAGGATATGTGAAATCAACATCTACTACTTCAAATGTTTATGGGGGTCCAGAACCCTTTAGTGAACCAGAAACAAAAGCATTGAGAGATTTTGTAGAAACTCATGAAAATATTACTATAGCATTAGATTATCACTCACAAGGAAATGTGTTTTTCCCAGCACATGATTTTAGACATGAAGATACTGTTGATACTACAGATATGAATATTTTATGTGCAAATATGGCTGAAGAGATTAGAAAAATTTCTGGTAGAGAATATGGTATTCATCAAGGAAAACCACCAATAAAACTTATATCTGGCAGCGGTAGAGAGTTTTATCACTCAAAAGGTATTATCTCTACGGTTGTAGAGGTTGGAACTAGAAATATATCTGATTATATGAATGATATGGATGAAAATATTAGAGAACATATACCAGCTTTATTGCTTGCTTTAAAAGAAACACGAAATTATTCTAAAAAGAACTCATTAAAAAGAGTTAACTCTTTTGAAATTACAGAAATAGGTTCTAATCATGTTAATTTAAAATGGGATTATCAAACCCACGAAGATATATTTTTTGAAATATATAGGGCAAAAAGAAATAAATATTTTTGTAAAACTTCAAACTTGATAGCTAGAACACAAGCTTTAGAGTTTACAGATATAAATCTAGAAACAAATAAAGATTATTTTTATAACATAAGGGTTGTAAATAAAAAAACATTTGAAAAATCGCCATTTTATCCACAAATTAGTTTAAGAACAGATCCAGAATATGATGAGTTTAGTAGAACTTATTATGCAACTGCAAAAGAAACAGGATATGTAGCAGAAAATTTAAATGATAATGCAAAACATTTTGGAATCAACTCATTATTTGTTGGAGTAGATGAAAATAAAGGTGTATCATATGCTATTGTTACAGTTAGTTTGCAATCACTAGCAGAGAACACAATCATAAAAAATGCATCATTTAATTTATATCCTATAAATAGAGTTTCAACAACAATAGAAAAATATGGTGAATGGAATGTGGGTATTGTAAATCAAGATACAATGGGTAATATTACAAATTTTGATGATGTAGATAATATGGAAATTGTTAAATATGTAGGTAGACCTACTCAATCCCACCAATTAACACAAGGTATTTGGCGAACATGGGAATTTTCAGGTATTGAATGTAAAGCCCTTCAAGATGTATTTGAAAGATATGGGAAAGTTGTTTTTAGAGTAGAAGGACCAAAAGAGTTAATTATTGGTAGAACTAGACAGATGATGCAGTGGGATATTGGTTATGGTAAATTTGGTTATGGTTTACCTTTTAGACCCAGATTAGAAATAACATATACAGTAAAACCAAATATTATTGAACTTTATCCAAAAGCTGTTTATACAGTATCAAAAGATGATGTAGTAGAAGATGAAGTTAGTGCAGGTTTTGATAATGAAGGGAAAAAGATTTATTCAACATTTGAGTTTAATCTTTCTTCTCTTCCAAGTTTTGATTATACTATGATTACTAAAGCGTACTTTGAATTAAACTCAAAAAATATTTATATAAAAGATGATATTAGGTTTCATTTAGAGTTCGTTGATGAAAATATTGATAAAGATTACAATGGTATTACAAATAGAGAGATAATTCAAACAATAGGATATGATGTTAGTGCAGCAGAATTAAAAAACAACCAAACACAATATTTTCCTTTTGATAGTTATTCTGAAATTAATTTAAATGAAAAACTAAAAGACAAATCAGATATTGCATTTGTTTTAAAACCAACTTCCTCACAAAAATTGATTAAAGATAAAAAAGTATCATGGGAAATAAAAAATCAAAACTTATCTCCTAAATTGATAATTGAATATATCCCAAAAAGAAGATATCCTATTGAAAAAGTAACTAATGCAAAACTTACAAAAGAAAATGGAAAATTAAAACTTACTTGGGATAATCCTAAAACCCCTGATTTAAAAGGTGTAAAAGTTATTAAAAATGCATTTAGAAAGCCCTACTCTACCCATGATGGTCAAAAACTTTATGCAGGAATGGATAATTATACTTTTGATGATTTTGGTGCAAAAGATATTGATAAGTATTATGCACTGTTTACTTATGATGAAGTTCCAAATTACTCAGAACCCGTAATTATTGAATATAAAGCAAATTAA
- a CDS encoding ATP-grasp domain-containing protein, whose protein sequence is MERKKIGMWLYQNGGGDKIQEKIITLLDKKGIDVIPNINLRDAIAKNGHIIWNDIKLDKLDLFFSYNAGEQTQYQMYLYKALNKIIPMINTYESFELTEDKFHTSFLLRRNKIQTADYKLCHRDDTHQLKAIIKKWDKMVYKPTDGWGGVGLTKIENEETLDVLLPFLNQMDLRYFYVEKFIDYDNTDFRIDVVDGKFVGGYGRKAGGSDWRTNVTSGGSVFKREIPESVIKLALKAVKVTGLDIGGVDIIYDRKKEEYVVLEVNGIPAFITPEQEKIGIDYNDKKIELIVDLIDKKINKK, encoded by the coding sequence ATGGAAAGAAAAAAGATTGGTATGTGGTTATACCAAAATGGTGGTGGAGATAAGATACAAGAGAAAATAATTACATTATTAGATAAAAAAGGGATTGATGTTATTCCAAATATCAATTTAAGAGATGCGATTGCCAAAAATGGTCATATAATTTGGAATGATATTAAATTAGATAAATTAGATCTTTTCTTCTCTTATAACGCAGGGGAACAAACACAATATCAAATGTATTTGTATAAAGCATTAAATAAAATTATTCCAATGATAAATACTTATGAATCATTTGAACTTACTGAAGATAAATTTCATACTTCTTTCTTGCTAAGAAGAAATAAAATACAAACAGCAGATTACAAATTATGCCATAGAGATGACACTCATCAATTAAAAGCAATTATAAAAAAATGGGATAAGATGGTATATAAACCAACTGATGGTTGGGGTGGAGTTGGATTAACTAAAATTGAAAATGAAGAAACACTTGATGTCTTACTGCCATTTTTAAATCAAATGGATTTACGATATTTTTATGTTGAAAAATTTATTGATTATGATAACACAGATTTTAGAATAGATGTAGTTGATGGAAAATTTGTTGGTGGTTATGGAAGAAAAGCAGGTGGTAGTGATTGGAGAACAAATGTTACTAGTGGAGGTAGTGTTTTTAAAAGAGAGATTCCTGAAAGTGTAATCAAATTGGCACTCAAAGCTGTTAAAGTTACTGGCCTTGACATTGGTGGAGTTGATATAATTTATGACAGAAAAAAAGAAGAATATGTAGTACTTGAAGTAAATGGTATCCCTGCATTTATAACACCAGAACAAGAAAAAATTGGTATTGACTATAATGATAAAAAAATTGAATTAATTGTTGATTTAATAGATAAAAAAATAAATAAAAAATAA
- a CDS encoding helix-hairpin-helix domain-containing protein — translation MKNLPKLGFLYLDYVLRFFDHSNFKGWPDKIESVTYHWKNDKDRFVKEVKKKKIDILIGNIPATAYDTFVEISKELPNVRFVPSLETQFSNKSKENVTLFCKKYALSIPKTKIFYDKEKGFNYLKNKAKYPQIIKRSYGPSNYGGYFVHKADNYKEAKKLLEKEKYNPIYTQDAIDLKYSGDIRVMLVGHKPVCAFWRFSGDGEWITNTSQGGSMSYDNIPMNALELAVEASKAAKAEYWACDIAIDAKTDKAYILECATAFAAFPYIRDWICQYLMWDFSNGKYSMPHIPLFSWEELGKIDSSLLRTMRHIGFSKYKPSCDGTWYLNEPKDSFDMEKAKLSTPNDVPESIAPDKLPIKKDLNKEPKKNELIIQKINFNSASLTDIMTLHGMEENLAIEIHEYTKENIITDSSDLLELESIDEQILKTWNDNLDDMRVDINDADESVLKKIKGIGAKLAKIILEYREKTKGFNSIDELKDIDGIGKNKLVQLKSRLKVGE, via the coding sequence ATGAAGAATTTGCCAAAATTAGGTTTTTTATATCTTGATTATGTTTTAAGATTTTTTGACCATTCTAATTTTAAAGGTTGGCCTGACAAAATTGAATCTGTTACTTATCATTGGAAAAATGATAAAGATAGGTTTGTTAAAGAGGTTAAAAAGAAAAAGATTGATATCTTAATCGGTAATATTCCTGCTACAGCATATGATACATTTGTTGAGATATCAAAAGAGCTTCCCAATGTTAGATTTGTACCATCTTTAGAAACACAATTTTCAAATAAATCTAAAGAGAATGTTACATTATTTTGTAAAAAATATGCTTTATCAATTCCAAAAACAAAAATATTTTATGATAAAGAAAAAGGTTTTAATTATCTAAAAAACAAAGCAAAATATCCTCAAATAATAAAAAGATCATATGGTCCATCAAATTATGGTGGATATTTTGTACATAAAGCTGATAATTATAAAGAAGCTAAAAAACTACTAGAAAAAGAGAAATATAATCCAATTTATACTCAAGATGCTATTGATTTAAAATATTCAGGTGATATCAGAGTTATGTTAGTAGGACATAAACCTGTGTGTGCGTTTTGGAGATTTTCAGGCGATGGTGAATGGATTACAAATACTTCTCAGGGTGGTTCAATGTCATATGATAATATTCCAATGAATGCACTTGAATTAGCTGTTGAAGCAAGTAAGGCTGCTAAAGCAGAGTATTGGGCTTGTGATATTGCCATTGATGCTAAAACAGATAAGGCATATATTTTAGAGTGTGCTACTGCATTTGCAGCTTTTCCTTATATTCGAGATTGGATTTGTCAATATTTGATGTGGGATTTTTCTAATGGAAAATATTCTATGCCACATATTCCTCTATTTTCTTGGGAAGAGCTAGGGAAAATTGATTCATCATTGTTAAGAACAATGAGGCATATTGGCTTTAGTAAATATAAACCATCTTGTGATGGAACATGGTATTTAAATGAACCAAAAGATAGTTTTGATATGGAAAAAGCTAAGTTGAGTACTCCAAATGATGTACCAGAATCAATTGCACCTGATAAATTGCCTATTAAAAAAGATTTAAATAAGGAACCAAAAAAGAATGAACTTATAATCCAAAAAATAAACTTTAATAGTGCATCTTTAACTGATATAATGACTCTTCATGGGATGGAAGAGAATCTTGCCATCGAGATACATGAATATACAAAAGAGAACATTATTACAGACTCAAGTGATTTATTAGAATTAGAATCAATAGATGAACAAATATTAAAAACTTGGAATGACAACCTTGATGACATGAGAGTAGATATAAATGATGCTGATGAGTCTGTATTAAAGAAAATAAAAGGTATCGGTGCTAAACTTGCAAAAATTATTTTAGAATATAGAGAAAAAACAAAAGGTTTTAATTCTATTGATGAACTAAAAGATATAGATGGTATTGGTAAAAATAAACTTGTTCAATTAAAATCAAGACTTAAAGTAGGAGAATAA
- a CDS encoding S4 domain-containing protein, giving the protein MRIDKFLNAVNITKRRAVAEDMLEHKVVFINNLPVKKAKEVKIGDIIEIRYLERTDKFKVLQIPVTKSTPKSKMSEYVEVMQG; this is encoded by the coding sequence ATGAGAATAGATAAATTTTTAAATGCAGTAAATATTACAAAAAGAAGGGCTGTTGCTGAAGATATGTTAGAACATAAAGTTGTTTTCATAAACAATCTTCCAGTTAAAAAAGCAAAAGAGGTTAAAATAGGGGATATTATAGAGATTAGATATCTTGAGAGAACAGATAAGTTTAAAGTTCTTCAAATACCAGTTACTAAATCTACACCTAAATCTAAAATGTCAGAATATGTTGAAGTGATGCAAGGATAA
- a CDS encoding M20 family metallopeptidase, with protein sequence MNYLKDLEKIININSYTQNKNGVDEVGNIMSSWLTPLGFQMTTFKRELIGDHLLFKTTKKEGKKILLLGHNDTVFPQGYFESFKEDDEWVYGPGVCDMKGGNIVALQALRNIYEKNKEIINIDFLLVSDEETGSDDSKEVTSSIAKDYDYCFVFEAAGANLELVTARKGVGRYIIKIEGKASHAGTSYKKGINANLEGAIKLQKYHELINFEEGTIINVGKIEGGIGINTVSPHCELMMEFRFDKKEEETRIINEVEKITSISYVEGTKSHADGIIQRGVMEENEKQLELISFFEKLTKQKILTERRGGVSDANIVSSCGTTTLDGFGPFGDGDHTINERALKSSFEQRISMMTKILDYYQKN encoded by the coding sequence ATGAACTACTTAAAAGACTTAGAAAAAATTATCAATATAAACTCTTATACCCAAAATAAAAATGGTGTTGATGAAGTTGGAAATATTATGAGCTCATGGCTAACACCTTTAGGTTTTCAAATGACTACTTTTAAAAGAGAACTAATCGGTGATCACTTATTATTTAAAACTACAAAAAAAGAAGGGAAAAAAATACTTCTTTTAGGACACAATGATACTGTTTTTCCTCAAGGATATTTTGAAAGCTTTAAAGAGGATGACGAATGGGTTTATGGCCCTGGTGTTTGTGATATGAAAGGTGGCAACATTGTAGCTTTACAAGCTTTAAGAAATATCTATGAAAAAAACAAAGAGATTATTAATATAGATTTCTTATTAGTATCAGATGAAGAAACAGGAAGTGATGATTCAAAAGAAGTTACCTCTTCAATCGCAAAGGATTATGATTATTGTTTTGTATTTGAAGCTGCAGGGGCTAATTTAGAATTAGTTACAGCAAGAAAAGGGGTAGGAAGATATATTATAAAAATTGAAGGAAAAGCAAGTCATGCTGGAACTTCGTATAAAAAAGGCATAAATGCTAATTTAGAAGGTGCTATAAAACTACAAAAATATCATGAACTAATCAATTTTGAAGAGGGAACTATCATTAATGTTGGAAAAATAGAAGGTGGTATTGGTATCAATACTGTATCTCCACACTGTGAACTTATGATGGAGTTTAGGTTTGATAAAAAAGAGGAAGAAACAAGAATCATAAATGAAGTAGAAAAAATTACATCTATTTCTTATGTAGAAGGTACAAAATCTCATGCTGATGGTATTATACAGCGTGGAGTAATGGAAGAAAATGAGAAACAATTAGAACTAATAAGTTTTTTTGAAAAATTAACTAAACAAAAAATATTAACAGAAAGAAGAGGTGGTGTAAGTGATGCAAACATCGTTTCGAGTTGCGGTACCACAACTTTAGATGGTTTTGGACCTTTTGGGGATGGAGACCATACTATAAATGAAAGAGCACTAAAAAGTTCTTTTGAGCAACGAATTTCAATGATGACAAAAATATTAGACTACTATCAAAAAAATTAA
- a CDS encoding response regulator transcription factor: MVDYVLFEKYAKDIKVLFVEDDENIIKETSELLGLIFNHVDIARDGKEGIEKYLLFKQENESFYDLVITDIKMPNMDGIELSKLIYKENKEQLLIVLSAHSETKYLLELVNIGISHFITKPLIYDSFVHVLYTKLKEYYEVHNTIQKDISPVLKINENLSWNKDSYELLKNNEPVKLTKKELLLLEILFKYCEKTHTVDEILNFIWADDSNTAPDISNLKNIISRLRKKVPELDIENVYGFGYRINLK, encoded by the coding sequence ATGGTTGATTATGTGTTATTTGAAAAATATGCTAAAGATATAAAAGTTCTTTTTGTCGAAGATGATGAAAATATTATAAAAGAGACCTCTGAACTTTTAGGTTTGATTTTCAATCATGTTGATATAGCTAGAGATGGGAAAGAGGGTATTGAAAAATATTTACTATTTAAGCAAGAGAATGAATCTTTTTATGATTTAGTTATAACAGATATTAAAATGCCAAATATGGATGGTATTGAGTTATCTAAACTAATATACAAAGAGAATAAAGAACAACTTTTAATAGTGTTATCAGCTCATAGTGAAACTAAATATCTTTTAGAATTAGTAAATATAGGGATTTCTCATTTTATAACTAAACCTCTAATATATGATAGTTTTGTTCATGTTTTATATACAAAATTAAAAGAGTATTATGAAGTACATAATACAATTCAAAAAGATATATCTCCTGTTTTAAAAATAAATGAAAATCTTTCTTGGAATAAAGATTCTTATGAATTATTAAAAAACAATGAGCCAGTAAAGTTAACAAAAAAAGAATTATTACTACTAGAAATACTTTTTAAATACTGTGAAAAGACACATACTGTAGATGAAATATTAAATTTTATTTGGGCAGATGATTCTAATACTGCACCCGATATTTCAAATTTAAAGAATATAATCTCTAGACTTAGAAAAAAAGTTCCAGAACTTGATATTGAAAATGTTTATGGTTTTGGATACAGAATTAATCTAAAATAA
- a CDS encoding HAMP domain-containing sensor histidine kinase produces MEKRFFKELLNNTIEGILIIKDGFIEDINNSMLNILDYKDKDEVVGKLATGILIPNVQKKYLEYNNEIFEEVSLVSKNAKIVPAIIKIKDIDFKNEIYKLVFIQNLTELKKKEMLLLEQSRMAAMGEMISMIAHQWRQPLSSIAAATSNLKFRVNLEKYEKDVFNKKLTDIDKYLNYMSTTIDDFRNFFKTKKEKEAVSLDEVIENSLEMIEKAFENNNIKIINNKKNLPKVYIFKNELLQVILNIFNNSKDAFKEQKIKSNAHVTVDYKDEEYYQIIEISDNAGGIREEIIDKIFDPYFSTKDKKNGTGIGLYMCKIILEKHCDGQITANNIPNGACFKIKIAK; encoded by the coding sequence ATGGAAAAGAGATTTTTTAAAGAGCTTCTAAACAATACAATTGAAGGTATATTAATTATTAAAGATGGTTTTATCGAAGATATAAACAATTCTATGTTAAATATTCTTGATTATAAAGATAAAGATGAAGTAGTAGGTAAGCTTGCTACAGGGATATTAATTCCAAATGTTCAAAAAAAATATTTAGAATACAATAATGAAATTTTTGAAGAGGTATCATTAGTTTCTAAAAATGCAAAAATTGTTCCTGCTATTATTAAAATAAAAGATATAGATTTTAAAAATGAAATCTATAAGTTAGTATTTATACAAAACCTAACAGAACTAAAAAAGAAAGAGATGTTATTGTTAGAGCAATCTAGAATGGCAGCCATGGGAGAGATGATATCAATGATTGCTCATCAATGGAGACAACCTTTATCCTCGATTGCTGCAGCTACATCAAACTTAAAGTTTAGAGTAAATTTAGAAAAATATGAAAAAGATGTTTTTAATAAGAAATTAACAGATATTGATAAATATCTAAATTATATGTCGACAACAATTGATGATTTTAGAAATTTTTTTAAAACCAAAAAAGAAAAAGAAGCAGTTAGTTTGGATGAAGTTATTGAAAACAGTTTAGAGATGATAGAAAAAGCTTTTGAGAATAACAATATTAAAATAATTAACAATAAAAAAAATCTTCCTAAAGTTTATATATTTAAAAATGAATTATTACAAGTAATATTAAATATTTTTAACAATTCAAAGGATGCTTTTAAAGAACAAAAAATAAAATCAAATGCACATGTTACAGTAGACTATAAAGATGAAGAATATTATCAAATTATCGAAATATCAGACAATGCAGGGGGGATAAGAGAAGAGATTATTGATAAAATCTTTGATCCATACTTTTCTACAAAAGATAAAAAGAATGGTACAGGTATTGGTTTATATATGTGTAAAATTATTCTTGAAAAACATTGTGATGGTCAAATAACAGCAAATAATATTCCAAATGGAGCATGTTTTAAAATTAAGATTGCAAAGTAA